One genomic segment of Fervidobacterium pennivorans includes these proteins:
- the gcvH gene encoding glycine cleavage system protein GcvH, translating into MKKYTKTHEWIDTETGKVGVSNYAQEQLGDIVYVELPAVGKEVKKGDRIVSLESVKAAGDVYAPVSGKIVAVNEKVNATPELINQDPEGEGWLVQIEISNPAELDELLTEDEYKASL; encoded by the coding sequence ATGAAGAAGTACACAAAAACTCACGAATGGATCGATACGGAAACAGGAAAAGTAGGAGTCTCAAACTACGCGCAGGAACAACTTGGGGATATTGTTTACGTAGAACTTCCAGCTGTTGGTAAGGAAGTTAAAAAAGGAGATAGAATAGTATCACTTGAGAGCGTCAAGGCAGCTGGCGATGTGTATGCCCCAGTCAGCGGTAAGATAGTGGCAGTCAACGAGAAGGTAAACGCAACACCAGAATTGATAAACCAAGACCCAGAAGGTGAAGGTTGGCTCGTTCAAATAGAGATATCGAATCCTGCAGAACTTGACGAGCTTTTGACAGAAGATGAATACAAAGCCTCATTGTAA
- the recG gene encoding ATP-dependent DNA helicase RecG, translating to MLLIEEFLDNCYEISREISEEVLNALIEYIEDNYEKIDDPLLSDVEIRVKLEEFRDYIIEAKKLSTQRALKRLSHVRGMVERFKYNFLTYSITCEDSDFAKPLDLPIKYAKGVGPAREKLLKKLGIETIGDLISFFPRDYEDRRKVIPLMYVRENEKITTKGVLKSVEKNKKGDLVIVSALLQDGINQVILKWFNQEFKEMEVKQLVGSEVYVTGTVKRGFFGAMEIQNPEISLSDSPERTILPVYSLTENLTQKTIRKIILDNLPSICNLRDLIPKEILEERKLIDVWKAYTGMHFPKSSFHYKISRKRLAYEELLLFQTALYLSKRNVKQVGGIPKSFSGKLAEEFISKLPFRLTNAQKRAHAEIREDMRSPDPMNRLLQGDVGSGKTLVAELAIIDNYEAGYQSAFMVPTSILAIQHFQKLFNHLTDLGIRVALLIGSTSQREKEKIKFALRNGDLDVVVGTHALIQEDVHFANLGLVIIDEQHRFGVKQREELISKGKVVDTLIMTATPIPRTLSLTLYGDLDVSVIDEMPPGRKEIKTFTLRHTRAKEVYKFVREQVLENGDQAYIVYPLIEQSEAINAKAAEDMYRTLSKEAFPDIPMGLLHGRMSDEEKSDVMNKFVRGEIKILVSTSVIEVGVDVPNATIMVIENAERFGLAQLHQLRGRVGRGEKQSYCFLIVSEAGEEAWDRLQFFASTNDGFKISEYDLRLRGPGEFFGTRQHGLPEFKVADIISDTELMLIAREDAKRIVENYPDSEIIREVYEIYGERIRFLDVG from the coding sequence ATGCTGCTTATTGAAGAATTTCTTGATAATTGCTATGAAATATCAAGAGAAATAAGTGAAGAGGTTCTAAACGCTCTCATCGAATATATTGAAGACAACTACGAGAAGATAGATGACCCCCTTCTTTCTGACGTCGAAATACGGGTTAAGCTCGAAGAATTTAGAGACTACATAATCGAGGCAAAAAAACTTTCAACACAGCGTGCACTAAAGAGACTTTCTCATGTTCGAGGGATGGTTGAACGCTTTAAATATAACTTTCTAACATACTCCATCACTTGTGAAGATTCGGATTTTGCTAAACCATTGGATCTTCCTATAAAATATGCAAAAGGTGTAGGACCGGCAAGGGAAAAACTACTTAAAAAGCTTGGAATTGAAACTATAGGAGATTTAATCAGTTTCTTTCCAAGGGATTACGAAGACAGAAGAAAAGTCATACCACTAATGTATGTTCGAGAAAACGAAAAAATTACAACTAAGGGAGTTTTGAAGAGTGTAGAAAAAAACAAAAAGGGAGACTTGGTAATTGTTAGCGCACTTTTGCAAGACGGAATAAACCAGGTTATTTTGAAGTGGTTCAACCAAGAATTCAAGGAAATGGAAGTTAAACAACTTGTAGGTAGTGAGGTCTATGTAACGGGAACCGTTAAAAGAGGTTTTTTTGGAGCGATGGAGATACAAAATCCGGAGATTTCGTTAAGTGATTCTCCAGAAAGAACGATTCTGCCTGTATATTCGCTAACTGAAAACTTAACGCAGAAGACTATAAGAAAAATTATCCTCGATAACTTGCCCAGCATATGTAATTTGAGGGATTTGATACCAAAAGAAATACTTGAAGAAAGAAAGCTTATTGATGTTTGGAAGGCCTATACTGGGATGCATTTTCCAAAGAGTTCTTTCCATTACAAGATATCTCGAAAGCGTCTGGCATACGAAGAGCTTCTTTTGTTTCAAACAGCTTTATATCTATCGAAAAGAAATGTCAAACAAGTTGGTGGAATTCCTAAGAGTTTTTCCGGTAAGCTTGCTGAGGAATTTATATCAAAGTTACCGTTTAGACTTACGAACGCACAAAAGAGGGCACATGCAGAAATTCGCGAAGATATGAGAAGTCCAGACCCGATGAATAGATTACTTCAAGGAGATGTGGGTAGCGGTAAGACGTTAGTCGCTGAACTTGCAATAATAGATAACTACGAGGCAGGTTATCAGAGTGCATTTATGGTTCCTACTTCTATTCTTGCTATCCAACATTTTCAAAAACTCTTTAACCATTTGACAGACCTTGGTATCAGGGTTGCATTGCTCATTGGTTCAACCTCTCAAAGGGAGAAAGAAAAGATTAAGTTTGCTCTAAGAAACGGGGATTTGGATGTAGTAGTTGGCACTCATGCATTAATTCAGGAAGATGTTCACTTTGCAAACCTCGGTCTTGTAATAATCGATGAGCAACATAGATTTGGTGTAAAGCAGAGGGAAGAACTGATATCGAAAGGAAAAGTTGTCGATACACTTATCATGACGGCAACACCTATTCCAAGGACACTTTCTCTTACGCTCTACGGAGACCTGGATGTGTCTGTCATTGATGAAATGCCTCCAGGCAGGAAGGAAATCAAAACGTTTACATTGAGGCACACTCGAGCAAAAGAAGTCTACAAATTCGTTAGAGAGCAAGTTCTTGAAAATGGAGACCAAGCTTACATAGTTTACCCTCTGATAGAACAATCGGAAGCAATCAACGCGAAAGCAGCGGAGGATATGTACCGTACGTTAAGCAAGGAAGCGTTCCCTGATATTCCCATGGGCTTGCTCCACGGACGGATGTCTGACGAAGAAAAGAGTGATGTAATGAATAAATTTGTAAGAGGAGAAATCAAGATATTGGTCTCAACATCTGTTATTGAAGTTGGAGTTGATGTGCCTAACGCAACGATAATGGTCATTGAAAACGCTGAAAGATTCGGGCTTGCGCAGTTACACCAACTTAGAGGAAGGGTTGGCAGGGGTGAAAAACAAAGTTACTGCTTCCTAATCGTGAGCGAAGCAGGTGAGGAAGCATGGGACAGATTGCAATTTTTTGCAAGTACAAATGATGGTTTCAAGATATCAGAATACGACTTGAGATTGCGAGGACCAGGTGAATTCTTTGGAACGCGCCAACACGGCCTTCCAGAGTTCAAAGTGGCAGATATTATATCAGATACAGAGCTAATGTTAATAGCTCGGGAAGATGCTAAGCGCATAGTTGAAAATTATCCAGATAGTGAGATAATAAGAGAGGTATATGAGATTTATGGAGAGCGAATCAGGTTTTTGGATGTTGGATAA